In Bactrocera oleae isolate idBacOlea1 chromosome 3, idBacOlea1, whole genome shotgun sequence, a genomic segment contains:
- the RpS21 gene encoding small ribosomal subunit protein eS21 isoform X1 — MENDAGESVDLYCPRKCSASNRIIHAKDHASVQLSIVDVDPETGRMTVGSKTYAICGEIRRMGESDDCIVRLAKKDGLITKVF; from the exons ATGGAGAACGACGCCGGCGAGTCTGTTGATTTGTACTGCCCAAGGAAATG CTCTGCTTCCAACAGAATTATCCACGCTAAGGATCATGCTTCAGTGCAATTGAGCATTGTTGATGTTGACCCTGAAACTGGCCGCATGACTGTTGGCTCAAAAACCTACGCTATCTGTGGTGAGATCCGTCGTATGGGCGAATCTGATGATTGCATTGTGCGTCTGGCCAAGAAAGACGGTTTGATTACCAA GGTTTTCTAA
- the RpS21 gene encoding small ribosomal subunit protein eS21 isoform X2 encodes MENDAGESVDLYCPRKCSASNRIIHAKDHASVQLSIVDVDPETGRMTVGSKTYAICGEIRRMGESDDCIVRLAKKDGLITK; translated from the exons ATGGAGAACGACGCCGGCGAGTCTGTTGATTTGTACTGCCCAAGGAAATG CTCTGCTTCCAACAGAATTATCCACGCTAAGGATCATGCTTCAGTGCAATTGAGCATTGTTGATGTTGACCCTGAAACTGGCCGCATGACTGTTGGCTCAAAAACCTACGCTATCTGTGGTGAGATCCGTCGTATGGGCGAATCTGATGATTGCATTGTGCGTCTGGCCAAGAAAGACGGTTTGATTACCAAGTGA